A stretch of the Ciona intestinalis unplaced genomic scaffold, KH HT000111.2, whole genome shotgun sequence genome encodes the following:
- the LOC445593 gene encoding homologue of mammlian thyroid peroxidase precursor (The RefSeq protein has 5 substitutions compared to this genomic sequence): MWTKCIAVVLFCKLVFADEQYVFDETGYEGDEFAREALREAFQQVRRAIFRTDKSWSDEKVWRNPMTLFQYFKRPPSEESSDMAKAGDIYHCAFDIVHDKVSNRLSRFKRRVNVTDVLSSATIAELAKFSGCRANGVSPTCPDTCIDNMYRTHTGECNNKVNRYWGASNNPFVRWRPAQYENEFSTPIGWDSQRSYNGYQLPVVRKVSNDIMRTSNTRVTGDPLYSHMLVVWGQYIDHDLDFTPQSLSTSTFQGLTDCKKTCKNESPCYPMQVPSDDPRITTASCLPFFRSAAVCGTGDTSSLFHSIRPREQINAVTSFVDASTVYGSTDSLNRILRNLTNDDGLMKVNTMFKDGNWDYLPFDPNNPCVQDPFDASGVNIPCFHAGDGRVSEHLTLSAIHTVWVREHNRIARMLKSMNPHWSGEIIYQEARKIVGAYHQIVHWKEYVPKIIGPAGLRMMGNYTGYRENENPTVSNVFATAAFRFGHATISPQFRRLDENFNNHPQFPTILLHEAFFSPWRMIREGGMDPILRGLIGRPAKLIKADEMMHEELRDKLFALQNQVALDLASLNLQRGRDHALPLYNDWREECGLARANNFSDLAGEIKDKAIRDKLEALYGHPGNIDLWLAGLSEDLMDGSRGGPVFTCLLARQFKFLRNGDRFYYENPNVFTPNQVTALNRLSFARVLCDNSGLTRVQPDLFMLRDTSQFVDCANIPNLDLSQWREDPAVGTCGTPPSISNGWWKKCGGGVSYRCMSGYQLAGPNEVQCMNSAFTAIPSCVDINECDAQNGGCSDRCMNTAGSYICVCNDDRMLGSDGKTCMATTVQVTPSPAVMGVTATTPANVTAIVVGSILGAAIFLAFCVICYLVYKNTKLHTKSKYHNTGKFSLSDPSAYDNPSAVMDNDSQTKM, from the exons ATGTGGACAAAGTGCATAGcggttgtgtttttttgcaaattggTCTTTGCCGACGAGCAGTATGTTTTCGACGAGACAG GTTACGAAGGTGACGAATTCGCCCGAGAAGCTCTTCGTGAAGCTTTCCAACAAGTTCGAAGAGCGATTTTCAGAACAGATAAAAGTTGGAGCGATgag aaagTGTGGAGGAATCCAATGACTTTGTTCCAGTATTTTAAACGACCGCCCAGCGAAGAATCGAGCGATATGGCGAAAGCTGGGGATATTTATCATTGTGCGTTTGATATTGTACATGACAAGGTGTCGAACCGACTTTCAAG GTTTAAACGCCGGGTAAACGTCACTGATGTGCTGTCAAGCGCAACGATCGCAGAGTTGGCCAAGTTTTCTGGTTGTCGTGCAAATGGTGTGAGCCCAACATGTCCGGATACTTGTATCGACAATATGTACAG AACCCACACCGGTGAATGCAACAACAAAGTTAATCGATACTGGGGTGCTTCGAATAATCCGTTCGTTAGATGGCGCCCTGCACAATACGAAAATGAATTCAGCACTCCGATAGGTTGGAATAGTCAACGTTCGTATAATGGATACCAATTACCTGTTGTCCGAAAAGTTTCAAACGATATAATGAGAACTTCGAATACAAGAGTTACAG gCGATCCTTTGTATTCCCATATGCTGGTAGTGTGGGGACAATACATTGACCATGATTTAGATTTCACTCCGCAAAGTTTAAGTACCTCCACCTTTCAAGGATTAACTGATTGCAAGAAGACGTGTAAAAACGAGTCACCGTGTTATCCAATGCag GTACCTTCTGACGACCCTCGCATCACAACAGCATCTTGTCTTCCATTTTTCCGTTCAGCAGCTGTGTGTGGGACAGGTGACACGTCATCACTATTTCATTCCATCAGACCACGTGAGCAAATCAACGCCGTGACGTCATTTGTCGACGCAAGCACG gtataCGGAAGTACTGATTCACTGAATCGAATTTTACGTAATTTGACCAACGATGATGGTCTGATGAAAGTAAATACCATGTTTAAAGACG GCAATTGGGATTATTTGCCATTCGATCCGAACAACCCGTGTGTACAAGATCCTTTCGATGCGAGCGGCGTAAACATTCCTTGTTTCCATGCAGGAGATGGAAG AGTAAGCGAGCATTTAACATTAAGTGCAATACACACAATATGGGTGCGAGAACACAACAGGATTGCTCGTATGTTAAAGTCCATGAACCCACACTGGTCGGGTGAAATTATTTACCAGGAAGCAAGGAAGATAGTTGGAGCTTATCACCAGATCGTGCATTGgaa GGAATACGTTCCAAAGATAATCGGCCCAGCTGGTTTGCGCATGATGGGAAACTATACGGGTTATAGAGAGAATGAAAACCCAACAGTTTCAAACGTTTTCGCCACCGCTGCGTTTCGTTTCGGCCATGCGACTATCTCGCCCCAGTTCAGGAGACTGGACGAAAACTTTAACAATCATCCGCAGTTCCCGACCATTCTTTTGCATGAAGCTTTTTTCTCCCCATGGCGAATGATAAGGGAGGGGGGAATGGATCCTATATTGAGAG GTTTGATCGGCCGACCGGCCAAACTTATCAAAGCTGACGAAATGATGCACGAAGAGCTTAGGGATAAACTCTTTGCTTTACAAAACCAG GTGGCATTGGATCTTGCCTCACTGAATCTACAGAGGGGTCGTGACCACGCGTTACCATTATACAATGATTGGCGTGAGGAGTGTGGTTTAGCAAGGGCGAACAACTTCAGTGACTTGGCtggtgaaataaaaaacaaagcaattcGTGATAAACTAGAAGCTCTATACGGCCATCCAGG AAACATAGATTTATGGTTAGCTGGTCTTTCCGAAGATTTAATGGACGGTTCGCGTGGTGGACCAGTCTTCACTTGCCTGCTTGCTCGTCAGTTTAAATTCCTTCGAAACGGAGACAGATTTTACTACGAGAATCCAAATGTTTTCACACCGAATCAG GTCACAGCGTTAAACAGATTATCCTTCGCCCGTGTGTTGTGTGATAACTCTGGTTTAACGCGAGTCCAACCCGACTTGTTCATGCTTCGTGATACATCTCAGTTTGTTGATTGTGCAAACATTCCTAACCTGGATCTTTCACAGTGGCGTGAAGACCCAGCAG ttggtacatgcggtacaccACCTAGTATAAGTAACGGTTGGTGGAAGAAGTGTGGTGGGGGTGTTAGTTATCGTTGTATGTCTGGATACCAACTTGCTGGACCAAATGAGGTGCAATGTATGAACTCAGCTTTTACTGCCATACCATCTTGTGTTG ACATAAACGAGTGCGATGCACAGAACGGTGGGTGCAGTGacaggtgtatgaacaccgcGGGTAGTTACATTTGTGTTTGCAATGACGATCGTATGCTTGGTAGTGATGGTAAAACTTGCATGGCTACTACAGTTCAAGTCACACCGTCACCTGTAGTAATG